A single Elaeis guineensis isolate ETL-2024a chromosome 15, EG11, whole genome shotgun sequence DNA region contains:
- the LOC105057979 gene encoding UDP-rhamnose/UDP-galactose transporter 2 encodes MEMEKKVVVSDMGAWAMNVVSSVGLIMANKQLMSAGGYGFSFATTLTGFHFTLTGIIGYLSNASGLSTSKRVPLWELLWFSVVANLSITGMNLSLMLNSVGFYQISKLSMIPMVCMMEWLLHSKNYSLRVIMSVIVVAFGVGVCTVTDVEINAKGFLCACVAVFCTSLQQITVGSFQKKYNIGSFDLLSQTAPVQAISLLLFGPFADYYLNRKSLLKYHFSTGATLFILLSCSLSVFCNISQYLCIGRFSATSFQVLGHMKTVCVLILGWILFDSVLAVKNVLGMLLAVVGMIVYSWAVEQEKQAKLASHVKSDRASDEEDASLLKEKVNSLPESDLKFGQTKS; translated from the exons ATGGAAATGGAAAAGAAGGTCGTCGTCTCGGATATGGGGGCGTGGGCGATGAATGTTGTCAGCTCGGTGGGGCTTATCATGGCCAACAAGCAGCTCATGTCTGCTGGTGGCTATGGATTTAGCTTTG CAACCACGCTAACAGGGTTTCATTTTACCCTGACGGGCATTATTGGATATCTTTCAAATGCATCTGGCTTGTCAACGTCCAAGCGTGTTCCTCTTTGGGAGCTTCTGTGGTTTTCCGTTGTTGCTAATCTATCAATTACCGGGATGAACCTTAGTCTTATGCTGAACTCTGTGGGGTTTTACCAG ATCTCTAAGTTGAGCATGATACCAATGGTTTGCATGATGGAATGGTTACTCCACAGCAAAAACTATTCCCTGAGAGTGATAATGTCCGTAATTGTGGTAGCCTTTGGTGTTGGTGTTTGCACGGTCACTGATGTGGAGATTAATGCTAAGGGTTTCCTTTGTGCATGTGTGGCTGTGTTCTGCACATCGCTGCAGCAGATT ACCGTTGGATcttttcagaaaaaatacaacATCGGCTCTTTTGACCTCCTAAGCCAAACCGCGCCGGTTCAGGCTATCTCCCTTCTTTTGTTTGGCCCTTTTGCAGACTACTACCTAAATAGGAAGTCCCTCTTGAAGTACCACTTCTCTACAGGAGCAACT TTGTTCATACTCCTCTCCTGTTCCCTATCTGTCTTCTGCAACATTAGCCAATACCTCTGCATCGGCCGGTTTTCTGCAACATCCTTCCAAGTCTTGGGTCACATGAAGACCGTATGTGTGCTAATACTTGGATGGATACTGTTTGACTCGGTGCTTGCTGTCAAGAATGTACTAGGAATGTTGCTTGCTGTGGTGGGAATGATAGTTTACAGTTGGGCTGTGGAGCAAGAGAAACAGGCAAAATTGGCTTCCCATGTCAAGAGTGATAGAGCATCGGATGAGGAGGATGCAAGTCTCCTAAAGGAGAAAGTAAATAGTCTTCCTGAGTCAGATCTCAAGTTCGGACAGACAAAGAGttga